From one Sphingobacteriales bacterium genomic stretch:
- a CDS encoding Rieske 2Fe-2S domain-containing protein, with protein MAAYKRIPLKPYPNGWYVLAHSHEVKNGEIITRRFTGKDVLIFRTKTGKLALTEPYCPHMGGHLGHGGTIEGESIKCPFHHFCFDAKGDCTATGYGSKPSSKLKLPTFYSDEKNGLILIWFDEKNHAPTWFVPQEDWSEWTEVRFAEYDFKSHPQETTENSVDVGHFSIVHGYSGVETLHEMETHEHYLYAKYAMCRVADFVGKKKTIRTEFNVHVHGLGYSFVHTDMAEIGMNTRHFVLPTPTDKGKLKLRIGVSIKKMASFNKISPLLNLIPKRLAHRLILNGAYKGYCQDVSMDFKIWENKIYIDPPILAKGDGPVAQYRMWAQQFYYEDSMQPNYIPQEIS; from the coding sequence ATGGCAGCTTATAAACGCATACCGCTAAAACCATATCCGAACGGATGGTATGTTCTTGCACATTCACATGAAGTGAAGAATGGGGAGATCATTACGAGGCGCTTTACAGGGAAAGATGTATTAATCTTCAGAACGAAAACCGGTAAACTGGCATTAACAGAACCCTATTGCCCGCATATGGGCGGGCATTTAGGGCATGGCGGTACAATAGAAGGGGAAAGTATAAAATGCCCCTTTCATCATTTCTGCTTTGATGCGAAAGGTGACTGTACAGCAACAGGATATGGCAGCAAACCCTCCTCTAAACTAAAATTGCCTACCTTTTATTCAGATGAAAAGAACGGACTGATTCTGATTTGGTTCGATGAAAAGAATCATGCACCCACCTGGTTCGTACCGCAGGAGGATTGGAGTGAATGGACGGAAGTGCGTTTTGCAGAATACGACTTCAAATCCCATCCGCAGGAGACTACGGAAAACAGTGTGGATGTCGGGCATTTCAGTATCGTACACGGATACTCCGGAGTGGAAACCCTGCATGAGATGGAGACCCATGAACATTATTTATACGCAAAATATGCCATGTGCAGAGTCGCAGATTTTGTCGGAAAGAAGAAAACGATTCGTACAGAATTCAACGTACATGTACACGGGTTGGGTTATTCCTTTGTGCATACAGACATGGCGGAAATAGGTATGAATACCAGACATTTTGTTCTGCCCACTCCTACAGATAAAGGAAAGCTGAAGCTCCGCATAGGTGTCAGCATTAAAAAGATGGCTAGTTTCAACAAGATCAGTCCGTTATTGAATCTAATTCCTAAAAGGCTGGCTCATCGACTTATACTGAACGGCGCTTATAAAGGTTATTGCCAGGATGTGAGCATGGATTTTAAAATCTGGGAAAATAAAATCTACATCGACCCTCCCATTCTTGCCAAAGGAGACGGGCCTGTAGCGCAATACCGCATGTGGGCCCAGCAATTTTACTACGAAGATTCGATGCAACCCAATTATATCCCGCAGGAGATTAGTTAA